Proteins encoded within one genomic window of Companilactobacillus sp.:
- the zwf gene encoding glucose-6-phosphate dehydrogenase, with protein sequence MATEKSAVFIIFGGSGDLAHRKLYPALYNLYKTGDLKEHFAVIGTARRPWSDDYYRGTVVDSLKDIDDDEKAMEEFSKHFFYQSHDVTDSDHYIALKKLASKLDDQFQTGHNRVYYMAIAPRFFGTVAEHINSEGLKTDGFNRLVIEKPFGRSFDSACELNSSLTKTFSESEIYRMDHYLGKFMVQQLTRIRLKNRTFEKSLNNKYVSNVQVTLAESLGVEDRGGYYETAGVLRDMVQNHIMQIIGAVAMDEPAKLDSESIHEVKRDVFASLKDLKPEEVDKNFVRGQYGEDDTGSLKAYRDEDNVDPKSNIETFVAGKMMLDNDRWSGVPFYVRSGKRMPAKSSRIDIVYNDAVKELGINPNTTVTFLIEPENGNSILVNGVDYQEGNQDFLKFPEDPKYFSQEREAYENLMIDILDGNKIHFTLWDELQNAWKYVDVIRQQWDNETPDFPNYMSNTMGPDAASELLEKDGNSWIWDD encoded by the coding sequence ATGGCAACTGAAAAATCAGCGGTATTTATTATTTTTGGAGGTTCAGGTGATTTAGCACACCGGAAACTTTATCCAGCCCTTTACAATCTATACAAAACTGGCGACTTGAAGGAACACTTTGCAGTTATCGGTACTGCCAGAAGACCATGGAGCGACGATTATTATCGTGGTACCGTAGTGGATTCATTAAAAGATATCGACGATGATGAAAAAGCAATGGAAGAATTTTCGAAACATTTCTTCTATCAATCACATGATGTAACTGACTCAGATCATTACATTGCCCTTAAAAAATTAGCCAGCAAATTGGATGATCAATTTCAAACTGGTCACAACCGTGTTTATTACATGGCTATTGCACCTAGATTTTTTGGAACAGTTGCCGAACATATCAATTCAGAAGGCTTAAAGACAGACGGCTTTAACCGACTAGTTATTGAAAAGCCATTCGGCCGTTCATTCGACAGTGCATGCGAATTAAATTCTTCCTTGACTAAGACTTTCTCTGAATCAGAAATTTATCGTATGGACCATTATTTGGGTAAATTCATGGTTCAACAACTTACGAGAATTAGATTAAAAAATCGTACTTTTGAAAAGTCTTTGAATAACAAGTACGTCTCAAATGTCCAAGTAACGCTTGCCGAATCATTAGGCGTTGAAGACCGTGGCGGCTACTATGAAACTGCTGGTGTACTTCGTGATATGGTTCAAAATCACATTATGCAGATCATTGGTGCTGTGGCAATGGATGAACCTGCCAAGTTAGATTCAGAATCGATCCATGAGGTAAAACGCGACGTCTTTGCTAGCTTAAAAGATCTCAAACCAGAAGAAGTTGATAAAAACTTTGTTCGCGGTCAATATGGTGAAGATGATACAGGGTCATTGAAAGCCTATCGTGATGAGGATAATGTTGATCCTAAATCTAATATTGAAACCTTTGTTGCCGGCAAAATGATGTTAGACAATGACCGTTGGAGTGGCGTGCCATTCTACGTTCGTTCAGGTAAGAGAATGCCTGCTAAGTCATCTCGAATCGACATTGTCTATAACGATGCTGTTAAAGAATTAGGCATCAATCCTAATACAACCGTTACTTTCTTGATCGAACCTGAAAATGGTAACTCAATTTTAGTAAATGGTGTTGATTATCAAGAGGGTAACCAAGACTTTTTGAAATTCCCAGAGGATCCTAAGTACTTCTCACAAGAAAGAGAAGCTTATGAGAATTTGATGATCGATATTCTTGACGGTAACAAGATTCACTTTACACTTTGGGATGAATTACAAAATGCTTGGAAATATGTTGATGTCATTCGTCAACAATGGGATAATGAAACTCCTGATTTTCCAAATTATATGAGTAATACAATGGGCCCAGACGCAGCTTCGGAATTGCTTGAAAAAGATGGCAACTCTTGGATCTGGGACGATTAA
- a CDS encoding DHH family phosphoesterase: MNNFSEIIDSIKKYNKIIVLRHTNPDPDALGSQKGLANAITEAFPDKEVLIGGNDAQGLKWLSTMDEVKDSDFEGSLVIVTDTANTERIDDDRYNSGDFLIKIDHHPNDDAYGDQLFVNTDASSSSEIIADLIESSNELKLSKTVAYYLYAGIVGDTGRFLYPATTQHTMNIAGEFIALGIDSAGINQHMNEITLPQAKLQGALFDRLKIDESGAAVAVIDTDLINKLGLTREQANSVVSTPGRLKEVHSWLEAVEKEDGTFRMHLRSQGPTINGLAKEHNGGGHPLASGADAKDLAEVEQMFQELIEIVNNYYKKGE; the protein is encoded by the coding sequence ATGAATAATTTTTCAGAAATTATCGACAGTATTAAGAAATATAATAAGATCATCGTTTTACGTCATACTAATCCGGATCCAGATGCTTTGGGTTCTCAAAAGGGCTTGGCTAATGCAATCACTGAAGCTTTTCCTGATAAAGAAGTATTGATCGGTGGAAATGACGCCCAAGGCTTGAAGTGGCTTTCGACTATGGATGAAGTGAAGGATTCAGATTTTGAAGGTTCCCTAGTGATCGTGACTGACACTGCTAATACTGAACGAATCGACGACGACAGATACAACTCAGGAGACTTCTTGATCAAGATCGACCATCATCCTAATGACGATGCTTACGGCGATCAACTATTTGTTAATACTGATGCAAGTTCCTCATCAGAAATTATTGCTGATTTGATTGAAAGCAGCAACGAACTCAAGCTTTCAAAAACTGTTGCTTATTATTTGTATGCTGGTATAGTTGGTGACACTGGTCGTTTTCTTTATCCAGCTACAACTCAACATACAATGAATATTGCTGGTGAATTCATCGCATTGGGTATCGATTCAGCTGGCATCAACCAACATATGAATGAGATCACATTGCCACAGGCTAAATTGCAAGGTGCACTTTTTGACAGATTAAAGATCGATGAATCTGGTGCAGCTGTGGCTGTGATCGATACAGACTTGATTAACAAATTAGGTTTGACTAGAGAACAAGCTAATTCAGTGGTTTCAACTCCCGGACGTCTTAAAGAGGTTCATTCATGGCTTGAAGCTGTTGAAAAAGAAGACGGAACATTTAGAATGCACTTGAGATCTCAAGGTCCTACTATCAATGGACTAGCAAAAGAGCATAATGGTGGTGGACATCCACTAGCCAGTGGGGCTGATGCTAAAGATCTAGCTGAAGTTGAACAAATGTTTCAAGAACTGATCGAGATCGTAAATAACTATTATAAGAAAGGTGAATAG
- a CDS encoding DEAD/DEAH box helicase, with product MTKFSQYNFNDAINKSLKEINFDEPTEVQEAVIPLVNKKKDVIVQSMTGSGKTHAFLLPILNSITKEPTVQALIATPSRELAYQIYEDTQAILKNFGEDYNAFIFVGGTDKQRQQRKLQAHQPQIAIGTPGRLWDLIKENDLHVENVERFIVDEADMTLDMGFLDDVTNIAAKMPEQHETAVFSATIPQKLEPFLQKYLTGPKKVEIKNSHVISKNVDNWLMFTHGRDKKQMIYNLMTIGEPYMVLVFANTKKTVDEIYDYLKHQGLKVARLHGGLTPRERKRVMKQIENLEYQYVVATDLAARGIDIKGVSHVINAEIPEDLEFFIHRVGRTGRNGMSGIAITLYDPGEENKISEIEKLGIKFHPKEIKNGDIVDGYERDRRIKRHATNEKLDTKLVGFVKKQKVKRKPGYKKKIKSAISTEKRQQRKIKNRQEQRDLRKARRNKSK from the coding sequence ATGACTAAATTTTCACAATACAACTTCAATGACGCCATCAATAAGTCATTGAAAGAAATTAATTTTGACGAACCAACCGAAGTACAAGAGGCTGTCATTCCATTGGTCAACAAGAAAAAGGATGTCATCGTTCAGTCAATGACTGGATCAGGTAAGACCCATGCTTTCTTATTGCCAATTTTGAACTCAATTACAAAAGAGCCTACCGTTCAGGCTTTGATTGCAACTCCAAGTCGTGAGCTAGCTTATCAGATCTATGAAGATACCCAGGCAATCTTGAAAAATTTTGGTGAGGACTACAATGCTTTTATCTTTGTTGGAGGAACTGACAAGCAACGTCAGCAAAGAAAGCTGCAAGCACATCAACCGCAAATTGCCATCGGAACTCCTGGTAGATTATGGGACTTGATCAAAGAAAATGACCTTCATGTTGAAAACGTGGAACGCTTTATCGTCGATGAAGCCGATATGACACTCGATATGGGATTTTTAGACGACGTTACTAATATTGCTGCCAAGATGCCTGAACAACACGAAACAGCGGTATTTTCAGCTACGATCCCACAAAAGCTAGAACCATTCTTGCAAAAATATTTGACTGGTCCTAAGAAGGTTGAGATCAAGAACAGTCACGTCATTTCTAAGAATGTTGATAATTGGCTAATGTTCACGCATGGTCGTGATAAAAAGCAAATGATCTACAACTTGATGACTATTGGTGAACCTTACATGGTCTTGGTATTTGCTAACACTAAAAAGACTGTTGATGAAATTTATGACTATCTCAAGCATCAAGGTTTGAAGGTCGCTAGACTTCATGGTGGATTGACTCCACGTGAACGTAAACGTGTCATGAAGCAAATTGAGAATCTCGAATATCAATATGTTGTAGCAACTGATCTGGCCGCTCGTGGTATCGATATCAAGGGTGTGTCACATGTGATCAATGCTGAGATCCCAGAAGACCTCGAATTTTTCATTCATCGTGTTGGACGGACTGGACGTAATGGGATGTCAGGTATTGCCATTACGCTTTATGATCCAGGCGAGGAAAACAAGATCAGCGAGATCGAAAAACTTGGAATCAAATTCCATCCTAAAGAAATCAAGAATGGCGATATCGTTGATGGTTACGAACGTGATCGTCGGATCAAACGTCATGCTACCAATGAGAAACTTGATACAAAGCTAGTTGGTTTTGTTAAGAAGCAAAAGGTCAAGAGAAAGCCAGGCTACAAGAAGAAAATCAAATCTGCAATTTCGACTGAAAAGCGTCAACAAAGAAAGATCAAGAACCGTCAAGAACAACGTGATCTTAGAAAAGCACGTCGAAATAAATCCAAATAA
- the dinB gene encoding DNA polymerase IV, giving the protein MIGFLKIPIIVEENRKIIHVDMDAFFASCEEREHPQYKKKCLIVAPDPRKNNHHGVVTTANYNARKYGAHSAMPAQQAIELIPKEKLVIVPPNFELYKKTSNYIHNIFGEVTDTYQSVALDEAYLDVTENKLDEPNVIKVANYIQQRIVKETRLTCSVGISYNKFLAKMASDYRKPFGRTIILGAYAEDFLKPIPIEKFNGIGKTTQQKLHDMNIFTGEDLQNLDQDTFIDTFGKMGYVMYRRVHGIDDSPVESKRVRKSVGRERTYNRNIVYSADVHQELQKLAKMVSSDLRKQRQHGKTVVLKLRDSDFETVTKRMTFQDYVQSEEQLYQIASEIYDKLGIKNKKIRLLGITVTNLDPLSYEEVRLNLFSSEDTNE; this is encoded by the coding sequence ATCATCGGATTTTTAAAAATTCCAATCATAGTTGAAGAAAACCGAAAAATCATCCATGTCGACATGGATGCTTTTTTTGCGTCTTGCGAAGAAAGGGAACATCCCCAATATAAGAAGAAATGTTTGATCGTAGCACCTGATCCGAGAAAAAATAATCACCACGGAGTAGTTACGACAGCCAATTACAATGCTAGAAAATACGGTGCACACTCAGCCATGCCGGCACAGCAGGCGATTGAGTTGATCCCGAAGGAAAAGCTAGTGATCGTGCCTCCTAACTTCGAGTTATATAAAAAGACTTCCAATTATATCCATAATATTTTTGGCGAAGTAACGGACACTTATCAATCAGTTGCTTTAGATGAGGCGTATCTGGACGTGACTGAAAATAAATTAGATGAACCTAATGTCATTAAGGTCGCTAATTATATTCAACAACGGATCGTCAAAGAAACTCGCCTAACTTGTTCAGTGGGGATATCTTATAATAAATTTTTGGCGAAAATGGCTTCGGATTATCGTAAACCTTTTGGCAGGACGATCATCTTAGGTGCATATGCTGAAGACTTTTTAAAACCAATTCCAATTGAAAAATTCAACGGTATTGGGAAAACTACTCAGCAAAAGTTACACGATATGAATATTTTTACCGGCGAAGATCTACAAAATTTGGACCAGGATACTTTTATCGACACCTTTGGTAAAATGGGGTATGTAATGTATCGTAGAGTTCATGGTATTGACGACTCGCCAGTCGAGAGCAAAAGAGTGCGTAAGTCAGTTGGTCGAGAACGAACTTACAATCGTAATATCGTTTATAGTGCCGACGTTCATCAAGAATTACAGAAACTGGCAAAGATGGTCAGTAGCGATTTGCGTAAGCAACGCCAACATGGAAAGACGGTTGTGTTAAAATTACGTGATTCGGATTTTGAAACTGTCACGAAACGGATGACTTTTCAAGATTACGTGCAAAGTGAAGAGCAGCTTTATCAAATTGCCAGTGAGATCTACGATAAACTAGGTATCAAGAACAAGAAGATCCGCCTGCTCGGGATCACCGTTACTAATCTAGACCCACTTTCATATGAAGAAGTCAGATTAAATCTATTTTCAAGTGAGGACACTAATGAATAA